AAACCTTTGGCGTCAACCGGGCGTTTAGCAAAGGCGGCCAATTTGCTGCCGCCGCAGGCGTTGGCGTCGCTTCAGGCTTGCTCGCCAAAAGCGCAATTGAAGACTTGAGTGATGGCAAACTGCACGAAGGCGCGCTGAAAGGTTTTGGCGCAGTCGTGGGCGGTGGCGCAGCTTTGGCTCTGGCCGATGTTCCAGGTGTTCGCCAAGTGGGTGAAAAAGTGCTCAAGGGCGCATGGGAAGGCGTCATTGCTCCAGTAGGTGAGTTTGCAGTAAAGAATCCCTTGGTGGCAATTCCCTTGGCTGTAGGGGGTGCATATGCCGTCTACAAGCTGACCGACAAAGGTGGCAAAGCAGAGCAGGCTGAAGCTCCTCAAGCCGAAGCCAAGCCCGCCACTGAAAAATAAAGCTTGAAATCGCAGGCCCCGTTTGTAGAAATACGAACGGGGCCTTTTGCTGAAAGGGGTTTTTCTGCCTGGATTTCAGGCTGAAGCCTGTGCTATTCTGGACTTGTGACAGTCGCATCATCTCAAGCAACGATTGCAAGCCAAGCCTGGGGGCAAAAGAAGTGAAACTGGTCTTTTATTACCCTTGTGAATTTGCCCATGCCCACGCCACGATCCATGGGCCGATGGGACTGACCTATATCGCAGCGCATCTTCAAAAAGAACTGGGTGTTGAAGACATCAAGATAGAAGTGGATATTGACAGGGTCATTGCACACAAGCCTGATCTGGTCGGTGTTTCATCTTATACCCAAACCTATCCCAAAGCCTTGGCCGGAGCTTGGCGGGTCAAAAAAGAATTGGGGGTTCCTGTGATCTTGGGGGGGCCCCATATGAACGCCATGCCTGAACTTTTTCCTGAAAAGGGCCCCTTTGATCTGGGAGCCTATGGCGAAGGTGAGCATACCTCGGTTGAATTGGTGCGGCGTTTTCTGCAGGATCGTTGGGAACCCACGCAATTTAAAGATATTCCTGGCCTGGTGTTTTATGATGAGACCCATCAATTGGTGAAAACACCCCGCGCAGCAGATATTGAAGATCTCGACAGCCTCTGCCTGCCGCGACGGGAATTGCTTGAGGCCTGGTTTCCCAATCATGGCAAAATAGGGCAATGGCGTCAGGGGCTTTATACCTCTCGGGATTGCCCGTTTCGTTGCCGCTTCTGTATTCACAGCGTGATTCAGGGCATGCCCCGTTACCACAGTGTAGAACGGGTGATCAGTGAATTGGAGCAGATTATTCGCGAGTACCCACAGCAAAAAATCGTCACCATTTATGACGATATTTTCGTGGTTTCAAAAAAACGACTGATCGAATTGGTTGAAGGGATTCGGGCGGCGGGTATTCACAAGCGCTTGGGTTTTGTTGCCATGATCAAAACCAGTACCTTTAATGCAGAAATTGCCTTCTTGCTGAAGGATATGAATGTCAAACTGATTTCTTTTGGCTTTGAAACGGGCAGTGCCGAAGTACTTAAGTATCTGAAGGGCCGGGGGGCCCGTCTCAGCCAGCACCAGGAAGCGCTTGATATCTGCCGCAATCTGAATTTAAGAACCACTGGCTATTTTATTATGGGCAGCCCGATTGAAAGCTCCCAGGACTTGGCTAAAACCTATTGGTTTATTCGCCACAATATTCTGCAATTGCATACCGCAGGTATGTTTTGCCTGATCCCTTTTCCGGGCACCCGTTTTTGGGAAGATTACCGTGAAGTGACGGGCCATACCCCGGATACCTTGGGGTGGGAAGTCTTTGACCATAAATTTATGGATTGGGATGAGGGCTACCCCTTCTTTATTAACCAGCACTATACCCCCGAGTTTTTGAATTCAGCTTACCGTCAGTTTGCCAAACTGAGGCCTCGTTTGGCCTCAGCTCCGCATTGGGAACGAGAAGAAGAACGCGTGATGGGGTATAAACGCGCGTTGTATCAATATCTTCAGCCGGTTTTGGCAGCGAATCAAAGTTTGCTTGAAGTTGCCCCTTTTGCCAATTCATATTTTGAATGGAGTATGTTTGATACGGATCAGGTCAAACTCTTTGCTTTGAATGATCCTGAATCTCTGCTTCCAGAAGTGCCTGGAGCCGCGCTTTATTTTAATCATTGTCTCGAGCTGAAGCCTGATCCCCTCTCATTTTTGCGTGAGGTTTTGAGCCAGCATCCCTCACAAGCCCCAGTCTATCTCAGTTTTTACAATGCTCTGTTTTTGCCCTTGCTGCAGCGTTTGCTTTCGGGTGAAACCCCTGAAGGTTTTTTTGAGCCCCCTTATTGGCTCAATCCAGCCAAGCTTTTTAGTTTAGCCCAAATGCAAAACCTGCTTCGCGCTGCGGGGCTGGAAATTCTTGAGGTTTATCGCAATCCCCAACCTGTTGAAAATCAATCTGAGTTTTCACGTTTGGTTCCTCCGCTATTGGAACAAATGGCGCACCCTGATTTGGCCCGCGAGTTCAAGATCTACAGCTATTTTCTGATTTTAAAGCGGGTGGGCATGAGCTTATCTTTAGCCTAAGCAAATTATCCCCAGTCTAAACTGATTAAAGAAAATTCAAACTCTGTTCAAGAAATGACTAAACCCTGCAAGCTTTGGTCATGCTGGCGCTATAACCTTCTTATCAAAAGCGTAATTGAGGTAGAGAAAAATGACTGAGATTAAAATCGGAAATGCAAGTTTAAGCGTTGAAGGCATTCGCCCCCTGAAAAAAGATGTTCAAGTCGATGAAAAACTGAAAAATCAATTGGCCAAAGATGGCTTTGATTCCATTATCTTCAAAAAAGGCGACGAACTTTTCATTGCCTATCAAAAAAATATGAAGCTCGATGATTTGAAATTGAATCTGGATGTCAACACCTTTGATGTCAATTCTGCCTATGATGCAGGCCAACTGTCTGTAGACGGCGATGCCGTTCAGGTTTTGCATGTCGATGATGAAAACAGAGATTCTTTCTGGGTTGCACCCTATAAAACCGCAGCCAGCGGTGTGAAGAGCCTGATCAACCATCCCTTTGGTAAATCTGCCATTCTGGGTTTTGTCGGGGGTGTGGTGACTTCAGTGGCGGGTCAGCATCTCAATATTGAAAAAAGTTACAAAACAAATTACAATGGTGCTCCAGTGAATCCCTCTCAGTACCGTATCTTTATGGGTACCTTGCTGGGGACTGCCGGTGGTGCAGTAGCGGGTGGTCTGAAAGCCGGTGCAGAACACAATGAACCTAAATTCTGGGATACGGGTGCTGGGATTGGCACTGCTGCCGTCGGTTATGGCGCTGGTGCCTTGGCGGGTTGGGGTGGAAATGCCCTGGTCAATGTGGCCAAAGAAAATCCCAAAGTAACGGCAATGGCCGTAGGGGTTGCTGCTGTTGTGATTGGCACAGGTATTGCCTTGGATGCCATGTCAGACAACAACAAACCTGCTACCTACCGCGTGATCAATCAAATCTCTCAAAAATAGTTTTTAGTTTCCACTCTCTCATTACGCTGCCCGTGGTTTTTACCACGGGCTTTTTGTTTTGAGCTTTAATGAATCCAATGGTGGATCTGGCCGAGAAAAGAACGGCCATCGCCATTTTTGATCCCTTTCTGAGCTGAACGCAAAACCTGACGCAGGGCCTGGCGAACATCGCCCCGCCCAAAATCACGCAGACTGAGTTCCAGCCGCAAGACGGCTTGAAGGGTGCCTGCCAAACCCGATTGCGGGGGTTCGGGTTTAAGCGAAAGCACTTCGAGGGCTGTGACCGCATCTTGATCCCGCAGGCCATGGTTGCTCATATGATCCTGCAATGCGAGTATAAATTCGATGCTGGTGACCAAGCCCTGCAGGGCTTCTTGCGAAGCGGGTTTTTGTTCTAAATAGAGGTTCTCAAGCGGCAATAAACCATAACGTAAATTATCAGGGCAAACCACTTGATCCGCGAGTAAGCCTGTGCCCTCTTGGCTGAGCAGACCCATGGCATAGGATTGACTGGCTTTTGCAGGGGGGGAGAAGAGACCTTTTTCAGTCAGGGTATTGAGTAAAGCTGAATCTGACATGCTTGATTCGAATTTCCTTTTTAAGTTTCTAGCGGTTTAAATTGGTAGCCAATGCTGCGCAGGGTCAAAAATTGACGGCTGAATTCAGGGGCGTGTTTCTGGATTTTTGTACGAATATGACTCATGTGTGAATCCACAACACGGTCATTTACATCCAAACTCTCACTCCAGACTCTGTCGAGAATCTGTTGCCGCGAAAATACCTGTTTGGGGTGTCTGAGTAGAAGTTCAAGTAAATCGAATTCTTTTTGGGTCAGATCAATTTCGTGCTCATGAACTTTTACCTCGCGGCTGATGGCGTTCAAACTGATTGGGCCAGAGATCAGAAGATCCTGTTCGCTGACTTTGGGAGTGGAAGGGGTGGGGGGATCTATTTGTCGGTTCAGCACTTTTTTAACTCTTGCAATCAACTCTCTGGCACGAAAAGGTTTTGCGATATAGTCTTCTGCCCCCAATTCCAAACCCAAGACCACATCCATTTCTTCATTCCTGGCGGAGAGAAAAATAATCGGAAGCTGAGGGTGTTCTTTTCGGATCAATTGCGAGAGATCCAAACCATTGATATCGGGCAGGTTGATATCTGAGAGAATCAAATCAAAAGGGCCTGAACTGGAGAGAAGAGCGAGGGCTTCCTGGCCTGTTTGTGCAATTTTAATTTTGTGGGCAATAAATCCCAAGGTGTCTGAAATGACGGGGCCAAGGCTGGTATCATCTTCAATAACGAGAATGGAGTACTGAGGAATCATGTTCTTTGCTGAGATTTTCTACACCTTGAATTGATTCCTCTATTGTAACAGATTCATCCTGAGGTATTTTTTGAATTGAAGTCACAGGGCCAAGCAGGAAACCTTTTCAGTGGGGATCCTGTCTCAAGATCAAGCTGAGCGTTTGTGCTTGCGTTTTGGCGCTCTGAATGTTGACCGTTAACGTGTTCTTTAATTCAAGCAATTGCATGATTTCTTGGCTTGAAAAACTGAGTTTCTGTTGATTCAAGCCTGTTTGAGACTTTATGTTTAAGGTGTTTAGGCTTTGGGGCGTTTGAACTGCAAAGCGAATGGATTCTTGGGGGGCTTGTTGATAAATCAATTCAAGCGTTCTGGTCTTGGGGGTGACAGAGCCTTGTGTTTCAGCATCAAGAATTCTGATTCTCTGCTGAATGGCTTTCAAACCTGATTTTTCATGTCCTTGAAGATCGAGCAGCCCCAGATGGTGATTGTTGGATTCTTGTTGGAGCACAGAGGTACCTTTGAGATTCAGGGGATAGTCGTACAAACACCAAACCATGGAGCCTGCCAATTGGGCCCGTTCAGCCTGCGCTAAAATTGAATTGTAATAATTGAACTGATGCGCTTCAGGATGTGGATCCCGGGGGTTGTTTGCCCAAGTATGGTAGCCGAATTCGCCCAAAACCAGTTTTTGATTTGGAAAACGCCATTGAAGTGCTTTGACGGTTTGGCTGAAAGCTTCTTCACGGCCATAATAGTGGAAAGTAAGATAGTCGAGTTCACGCGCTTCTTCGCCGATCTGATTGGAGTCTGCATAGGAGGCAGTAATGGGTTGCGGAACCAG
The sequence above is drawn from the bacterium (Candidatus Blackallbacteria) CG13_big_fil_rev_8_21_14_2_50_49_14 genome and encodes:
- a CDS encoding DNA-binding response regulator codes for the protein MIPQYSILVIEDDTSLGPVISDTLGFIAHKIKIAQTGQEALALLSSSGPFDLILSDINLPDINGLDLSQLIRKEHPQLPIIFLSARNEEMDVVLGLELGAEDYIAKPFRARELIARVKKVLNRQIDPPTPSTPKVSEQDLLISGPISLNAISREVKVHEHEIDLTQKEFDLLELLLRHPKQVFSRQQILDRVWSESLDVNDRVVDSHMSHIRTKIQKHAPEFSRQFLTLRSIGYQFKPLET